The DNA window caagcTTTTTCTTTGTGTTTGTGTCTGGAACACTCTCCTCTCCTGGGAGttcattcttttcttcctcGTTAGTGCCGCTCTCCAACACTCATTTTTTCTTGCAAAACAATCGCCTTCAAAACGATTTTTCCTGCAAAATCGTCCCTAAAGCAACTCTCTCCTTCGTCTCTCCTTTTTTCTTTGTACCAAAGctactctctccctttctctatcCATTTCTCGggaattttctgggaaaatatttttttttttgggaattttatGGGAATTATTGGGAATAAGGAAGAATTTTCATATGGggattgttgttgtttttgttttgaattttttttttaaattttggtatTGAGATTTAGGCAGTGGGTGGGCTGGGTTTCAGATATGGGAAAGAGAGAAGCAGATAAATGGGCAAGGGAGAGAGAAGCAAATGAAGCAGATGAAGCAGAGCAAGGGAGAGAAGCGGACGAAGAGAAGCAGATGCAGTGAAGCAGCGAAGGTCTTAGCAATCTGATGCCTTTCGATGAGACTTGCTAAGACTGTCTAGCAACGTCCTTTGTCGAGGGGAGTCCCGGCTAGTCCCACTAAAGGTTGTCCTGCTGCGTAACAAACACGGTATTGCTCTGAGTTTTAGTTCAGTCTAATCCAATCCCatttagtgagggcaaacaaacgccccctaaaaGACTTGGAACTTGTCCAGAATTCTCATTTTCATCGCTTCGTCGTTAACACGCTGACTTCATGAACACAAATATTAGCTCTCTTCTGAATTCAGTAAATGCTAGTGGTCCGATAACAAAAAATCTCCTACCTCGCAAGCATAACTCTGTCTGCATAAGAAACATGAAATCATatcaaacaagaaaaaatattGAGAACCGGCAAAGTTAAGCGAGCAGAGGCATGGAACCTAGTGAATGATGCATGCCTTTCTTTCTAGAGGCCAAGTCTCAAGTTTATTTAAATACCGCAGATTGTTTTGGTGCACGTGAGAGCTTAACTATTTCAAAGCTagattcacaacttatcaaCCAAATCTCCCGAAAATTTTAACTAAAAGATTcggatactatttactttagcaatctattcactttatcttttattttaatcttatcgttaaaactcaaaattttcaagtttttttcattagttttcctaaaaaattaTCATCCGCAAAGTAGAATACGAATTTAGCAGGGAAGTAAAATACTAGGAGCCGAAAGAAAAAGATCAACCTTCAATTATCTGAGCTTCTCCTTTGCACTGCTCTTTCTTGCAGCTTCCTTAACTCGATCAATATAACCTTCAATTGGAGGAGTCAGAGTTGCCGTGAACCGTTTGACTGGGAACGGAGTAAGATCTGGCACCAGTGCTGCTGCTTTCAAATGTCCAGGCAATGCCTCAATCGCCTCCACCGCAACAGTGTGGACTCTGCTGCCTGCCTTGCACGGTGACGCTTCATTATTACCCTACTGTTTGCACTTAAAATGTGCCATTCGGACTAAATATGGCAAATATGGCATTTGGAGAATTATCTGGGAGAAAGACTAACTTGAAAAGATATTTGAATGCAAGTAGGGTAGTTTTTGacattataatattatttttctcATTTATTTGGGTGGTGAAGGTTTGCCAAGAGATTTGTTTAAACAAGACAAATGCATGCTTTTTCATTGCAAGTGGATGGGAAGACACCACACAGACATTCCTGCAGAGAACATGTGAAAGAAGCCAGCTTGCTtcttttaattattagtttattgcAAGTGGTGGAGACATGTGAAAACATGTGATGGAAGTACAAGTTGCTATTTTTAATATCATTTCACAATGCAAGCTGGCCAAACTTATTTCAGGCAAGTTCATTGTTCTTAGCAATGGGGTTTTTTCAGATCTTTATATAAAGAAGCAGATGCAGAATGATTATGGACACTCAAATAACCAATCAATCAATTATACTCAAATTAGCTCATCAGCTTCCTTGTAGACTTTAGCTTTAGCCAAGCATCCATTATTTTCCttgtttattagctctgctacTCACTAGTAGTATCAGATCTTATTTGTAGTTCATGTACAACTCATTTCCAATCATTTAATTACAAGCAATCTACAATATTAATCATTTGCTCTCCTCTATCATTTACATTTCCAGCAACCCtgtcatttacatattatttcatctctccatataagtaaagttCTTATCTTTAACGCAAACAAATAACCTTGATTTGAGCAACTCCCACTCAATGACACAATTTCTTAGTTTGAAGTCAAATTGAAGTATAACCTCAATCATTCAGATCTCGTCTATtagcggcatctagtagtggcgCGCCTGCACCCTACCAATTTTATGTTTGAGCAAATTCCTAGCATGCCCACAAGGCCCATGAAAAATTTAGGAAGCAAGCACCTACTATACTCATTCTCCTTTGCAAGCTTTCGACCGCCTTCAACAGTCAGGTTATATTTTGGTATCTTCTCCACATCGACCAAACCTAGTGATACCAAATCCAAACCAGGAGTTCCAATAATTGTTGGTTTTTCTGGGATGCCCAATTTTCCCTTGTCTTTCTTCAGCATCTCAATCGAAGGTTTAAGCGAGCGATGAGAAATGATAGACGGGTGTTGGATTGCAGGTTAGAATGTGGGTGGGTTAAAGTTGGGCTTGGCCTGCTTAGGTATGATGATCTTCTCCAAGTAGGCCTCACATAATGGCCCAAAAGTGGGTTGAGCACAAAACTTAAAACGAAGTTTTTGTTTCTTAAagattaatcccttaattaataGGTATACTTGCGAGTGGTTCTGAAATTGCTAAAAGCGCTTATGAGTTATGAATACGTTTgacaataaatttaaaaaattcttATTCGTCTTATAAATGTTTTTTGTAAAACCAATTACAGTTCCAACTTTTCTTTATGATAAAAACACTTCAACGAAAAGCTCTCATGAACTAAAGTACTTTCGAACGGGCTACATTAATTTGATCCAAATTAGTTGTATAGCTTAACTAAGCTTTATATTCTCGAATTATAGAAGGAAAGTCAGGGCTCGTTAGGAAGTGtatttaaaatgactgaaataaCCGGCATTAAGTTGGTCTAAATTAATTAGATGCATATTAATAAACTAACAAAATAGCTTTCGTATGTGAGAGAGAGATTATGAATAACTGGATATATCGTTTTGTATATTCATCTCTCATCGTGGATATAAAAAGATACATCACCAGCTCCACACAAGAATCTCTTTAGTTGTTGAGAACATGCGATTCAATTAATTAGCATAATCTCATGCTTATTGAAATCATAAACCTAAACTCCACTAATGAGCAAATAAAATTAACTATATGGTTTGGTTTATAATTTATTGTGTGTTTGACTTCcgatttcatcttcttctcatTGTTTTCTTCTATATTCTTGTTAAGAGAAATGCTAAATGGATTGTTTAAAGACTTTCTGTCATTTCATAGTTTAATATCAATTCTCGtgcaaatattataaaatattgtgtaatacagtttaacgtcaatttctgtgcaaatattataaaatattgtgcaaaaaatatgAAGTATCAGAGAGTTCATCATGAGAATGTTCTCATCATTTCTCTTCTTGTTAAACATCATTGAACTATTTTTTTCGAAAAGATTTAATATATATGGACAATGGTTTTTAATAAActcaattatattaatttagttaTTTCATATTCAACCaccccaataaaaaaaaaaagaaccaatcataaaatataaagaataaaagagaaaggaagaatATCCAACAGAGACGCCAAGACGACAATATTCGAAACCTAATCCTCTGACATGTTTTTAACTTGCAGCacacttttgtttttgtggaAGAAAGATTCTCTTCCTTCTTAATTTCTCTCATCTTTTTTCCTCTCATATTTAAATGATTATGATTAAATCACATCAagattttatattgatttttttaaagataataaaacaaaaagcaaagtGTAAGATGAGAGGAAGGAAAAGGAGAAGAGGGAAGATGATGAGAGTAGAAGGGCAGAGAATCCTGCTCTATTTTTGTGAATGCAAAATTTTCCAATTATGCATGAGAAAACCAACatattagtataatatttttgtGGATATGATGTTGAGTTTCCACTCATACGTCTCGAGTTTGAACTCCTgtattttctaaattattataatagtttCGAACTCTCTAGttctttttaataataaaagttCTCACTATGTTTGGcatcttctttttgttttggccTATTCGGATAAATGATCctcgtggtcataaggtattcggaacaTAACccttgtggtaaaaaaattcggatttaaacccttgtggtctaagtctgttaggatttataccAAAAATTGAAACTTCTGTCATTCCTCTGTTAGTAACATGCACGTGAATCTCATATGTGAGAATAAGATGGTTATTTCATAGTTAGTAGCATGCCAATAGCTTAGCTAAAACCCTTATGGCCTTCCCAATTCTAAAGCACGAACAAAATTCTTTTATTGAAATCAGAGGTTTGGTTCGTGTTTGAAAAGCCACATCGATGGCTAAGCGAAGAATTGAGGGAGACGTCGCACCAACATACTCAGCTATTGCTGCAATCTTGATAACTTTAGGTGATTGTTCTATTTTGAAAATGGTTTGTTCGTAATCGTATCCACCATGTGCGGTTTTATGCTtgaaagttttttctttttttccaatCGGTCTCCTTCTTAGTGGTATATATAGGGGTTTACGTGTAGGGTTTTGAAAGGGAAGAAGGCAACAAAAAGGAAACAAACAAAGCAAACTAGAAGGCAAAAAGCCAATTAGTTATTCAATCAAAGAATTCAGCTGCGCACCCAGATGCGATTTTAGTTCGTGATATCTTTGTTTATGAATGGAGAGTGACTATGGAAGGGATGAAACGGGGATGAAATGACCATCTTATCCTCACATGTGACATTCACGTGCATGATACTAACGGAGGAATGACAGAAGTTTCAATTTTAggtataaatcctaacagatttAGACCACAAGGATTTAAATTCgattttttttgccacatggACTACCTTCCGAATACTTTATGACCACGAAGATTATTTATCTGATTAGGCCTTTTGTTTTGGCTTAGACATTTGGAAAAAGGATAATACTTGAAGACTGACAGGGGAGTACCCAATTTACTGACTATCTTATGTGGCCCACTAACATTTTAACACCTGTACTAAGATAATATTACCAATCACCATCCTATCTTGCTAACCAAACATCCACCACCCCCTTTAAACCTAGCACCAAACAtcatccttcttcttccccttccAAACTGCCATGGCGTATCTGTCGACGTCAACCCCACCGACCCAATGCCAGTACCTCCTCTAATCTGACGTCTTCCTCGTCGACCCAACCAACCCATCCCTATATCTCGCCGCCGTGGACCTTCCTTCGTAACACCCATATCTAACCAACGGAATCTGACCGGCAAAGAGGAATGAAGGGGGGCCGCCGTCGAAGAGAGGGTTAGCTGTGGGTTCTCCGGCGAACAGAGGGGTTGGGATAGTCCAGGTCGTCGGAGAAGAGGTAGGTGGAGTTGGGGTTGCCGGAAAAGTAAGAGATTGGGGGCGGTCTCGCAAAAGAAGAGAAGGGATGGGGTTGGGCTCGCCTGAGAAGAGAGAGGTTGGGGGTGGACTCGCCGGAGAAGTGAGGAATTGATGGATGGTCTCACCGGGGAAGAGGGAGGATGGAGGGGGAGTTTCTGCGCAATAGGCAAGAAGGGAGATAAGATGACAGTGTTTGGTTGTGAAGATGGAATACGGATGGTGTTTGGTTACGAAGATAGTAGAAGTTCGGGAGAAATTTCTATTTGAcagatgttaaaattttagtaGGCCACGTATGATGGTGAGTGAATTGATTGTAAAgggatcccttccaccaaatccactaattcggatctttgaaatttgatcaaacggtttaagttattataacttttaaaagaaATCTCTATTTTTAGTCGTTGAATCATATTTCAAGAGTCtgaattgatgaatttagtgGAATAGATCTGGAAAGAATCCCGTTCCGAATTGATTATCCTTTGAAAAATGCTTCCTCTTTTGTTGTCGTTGTTTGATTAAGAATTTATTGGACAGCTTAATTAAGGAGAAATGTTGACTTTGTGGAAGCTCAAAGCTTCTGCCCACCGCGTGTCACTCTTCTAGAATTACAACTTCCCGTTTTGAATTTTGCACCACATCGTTGAATTGTACTACCAACCAATATGGTGGAACTTGCAAATGCCAAGCAGGAAACTTTCCAATCAAAGTTTACTTAATATTACTTTTAGCAAAATATACTCTTGATTTCAatgtcgattttttttttttgtaacttgttggctttgtaaTCGGTAGGTTTTGAGTTAGCATTTTCGCGAAAGAAATTGCTTTTTATATTAAGAGATCGATGAACGCCAAGGGCTCCTATCTCTATAGGTATAGTCAAGTAGAAAGGACTTTACTTATTTGGACTAAATGGTAGGTACTCTAATCTCTACAATGTTGTCAATGACTAAAAAAAGAACAACTTTAAGAAAACACCACCATCTATCAAAGCTTACCCACTTTTTTTTAACTAACGATAGTATTTATATTAAAGGGGTAGAGAGTTGGCTAAGTTCATAATGGGCTAGCTGtaataatgttgttcaaattcatctttggcgagaattaaacctaagacctcttatttACGAGTGAACAAAAATACCACTAAACTATAGCACTAAGTAACAAAGCTTACTGACTTAAAAAACCAATGGACGTTTAACCGTATCAACGTGTCATAATTACCaaatatatatggttttgttttgatgtTGTCAAATAGCAggatttgaaggtcaaaaccgGAATATTTCTTTGTTCTGGTTGCATATGTTGACTTTGGCAAACTCTAGTGGACCCAAAGAAATTCGATTTTATGAAGAACATTTTAACGTAAATAATTGGCAATTACATTGCACAATAACAAATTAACAACCACCCTcttcacgttttttttttcaaattacgGAACCTTCTTTCGGGGGACAGAATTAGGCAGCCACCAGAAGCGTCTCCACCACTTTGATACCTTCTTAGTTTTCAGTCTTAATCACATATTAATTCAGTATACActacatcgaactttaacgatccgaatCGTCTATTTCTCAAATTGCACCTCATCCTAGCTAAATATTAGTCAAATCGAAAATATTCAGTTCGATATGGAGTGGTCTCCACACCCAatctccatttaaaaaaaaaatggggatccctttgcataaaggACTTGTATAGTTCGACGTGAAATGAGCCCCACACCCACTTTACATCGAATTTTAATGATACGAAccatctattttgtaagtctcgattcatagataaTTCTTGCAAAAGTTCAATTCAATCTGAAATCAtctgcctatttaattatcaagataaaatttcattgtttcttatatagcaaaatattcgttaatttctttgaacccaattagatgttttaaatatttctaatttgactaatattttgcaagaatgatctatgaggtgaaacttaaaaaataaacggtTCGAATTGTTAAAATTCGATGTCGTGTGGACGCTACAACTAATCCtaatttttatagaaaaatgAGGATCTCTTCCATTAAAGGcttcatataatatatatatataaagagagaGAGCCTAACTTCATTAGAAACAACCTTCACAGAatacctccctccctctctctcaaaACCAGATACAAATGGCTTTCTCTAACTCCATGGCCGTTTTATCTGTGCTTCTGGTAGCGGTGCCCGTGGCTGCTTTCGTCTTGGACTGGCCAGATAACTTAGCTCCTATGATTGCCGGTGAGCACTTCATTTCCTCTCCAAACACACATCCTTTCGAACTCTGTCTGTAACTCACTATAGGCTCGACAAACAAAGAGAAGATGTATACGAGTGACATATTATTGTTCTTTTATATCAACTAGTTTCTTTCTTCTTACACATCTTCTTCTTGTTGCAGCTGAAATATGTAAACAAGTTGAGTGTGGAAGGGGAGCATGCAAATTCGACATGAACGAACCATTAACTTTCACCTGCGAGTGCGAACCGAACTGGAAGCGAACGTTTGATGGGGACGATGATCTGAAGTTTCTCCCCTGTGTCATCCCCAACTGTAAGCTCTAACTCTCCCCCTCTCGAACAAAAACTTGAGGAGCAAGATTCTGTTCTGCAAGATGTCATGACTTAGGATCGGTTCTAATTTTCGTGTTTTCGCAGGTACACTGGACTACAACTGCCAGCCAGCTCCACCTTCAGTTCCTAAGAAAGAAGTCCCTCACAATTTATCTGCCTTTGATCGTAATTACCACTAAACCAGCTCAATTATCTCATCCATAAATTAACATAGTTAATCACTTGGTTCCTTTTCCTAATAACTCTAATTTTCGGTGGTTAAACAGCTTGTTACTGGTCTTACTGCGGAGAAGGTAACTGCGTAAGGAACAGCACGTACAATTACGCACCCATCTGTGAATGCAAATCCGGCTCCTCTAATCTTCTCAACGTCACAGCATTCCCCTGCTACAATGAATGTAAGAACACTAACTAAACTTGTTTTAATTCTGGTTTACAACATAATTAACATACTTTCAACAAGCTGGAGAAAGTAATGggagggagttttaacgaaacactcttATTACTGgtcacttttaacaaaaaaccatatttttatctttccctgatactattcactacacttttatttgtcatttttcattaaaactaaagtttttttggacttttcgttagttttcctttaatttttttgtaatctTTCAGGCACACTTCAACCCGACTGCGCAAGTCTAGGAATTAAGGTTGCAAACTCAAATTCCCGCACTGGCTCTGGGAATGACAGTAGTCAAGGTGAGATTGTCTGTCAATCTAAAGGCCAACTAAGTAAAACCTCGTTTGATAACCATGTCGTTTTTAGATTAGTTTTCTAATTAAATTGCTTGGAAATAAGGATTAAGACTAGGTCAAGGGGCTTGAGGTTTTGAAAGTTTACATCTCTACGCAATTGACTTTAAAAAGGCATCACATGGTTGTGAAAATATAGCCTAAAATCCACACAATAGACTGAcattcttttcttcctcttctcctcTCGATTTCCAGCTACATCGTTCTTGCCCGGAAAGTTCCTGTTGATGGCCATAGTGACGGTGTCCGTGGGTATGATTCTGAGGAAGTAGGATCGGAAGTCCGGTTACACGATTGTGGATTACATTTGTTCTTTTGATCATCCTTTGGTTTCACAAACTTCAGGTTCATTTTGTTGTTGTAACATCGCCTCGATGTTTCACCAGTTCATCAATGTGTATAAAGTCAGTTTGTGTAAATAAATCGACGCAGTCATAGCCCCACGACTGTCATATATTGCACTTGTATACAGATTTTTATGTGTACATACCTCTTACGAATCATCTATCATTGACAGAGCAGATTTTCTACAAGCATCAGAAAATACTTCCGCTACAACAGAAAAGATTTTACATGTCGATAAAACCCACCCTCGTGAAACAATTTATAGAACTGATGCAATCGGCATAAGAAACGACGACAACTAAGTCGTACGCAGATCAAATTTTCATTAGAACACTTGCAATTCAATGGAAAAACTTTAACACGTTGATCAAACCTCCTCTCACCAGACAATAAGAAGAACAGATGCCATCAACAGAAAAAGAAGACAACCGAAAACATGATCAAGTTATAAATACGCTACTCAGGTTGCAACCGAAACCATGTTACACGTTCTGTATGATTTAGGCTTGAATAGGAATCTGTTCATCTGTAACACAGCCGTATTTGCAGACATTAAGGACTATTGACATAAGTTTACTCACCATAAAACGGAGAAGTTTACAAACTGATGAACCAAGAGATTAACCGATATCACATAGTAATCCAAGCATTGAACATGGGTACACCGTTGAGCGGTTTACTCCATAAAGTTGCTAACTTTAACATGCCATTGCAAAGAGACAGCCACATGCATCATACAGCATACAAGAGAGCCATTAACTAGCAAAAGTTGTTCACTGATCGATACTCAGTTCATTTGCAAGTCACAGTGATCACAAAAGCTACAGATCTTGATCTTCTAATCTCAAAAGGTAGTGATCTCTTAAATGTCAGTTCAAAGTCAAGAGAAAACGTTGTCGAAATCTTAGCTATTCTGGATGCCGAGTTGAAATGCAGGAATCACTTGACGCTCGAAAGCCTCAAGAAAAGTACGGTTATAGTTGTCAGTTATCTTCTCAGTTCACTCTCCTAAAAATATCCAGAAACAAGACTGCCAACAACTCAATAAGGCGATATAGTGAGCTAAGAATCTAGTAACCGAAAATCGCAGAAGCACGAAGGTAACAATTCACATTATTTCTCAATTTACACTTCCATCATTCTTTAGCATTGTTAGTATACTACTGATCAAAACCGACATGCTCAACCAACAAGAAGTGCATGGAATGCAGGATTTTCGACTAATTCCCCATATCGTGAATTTAAAAGTTACACCAAAGGAACTAAATTTCACAGTGAAATACTGAAGAACAAGCAGCAAGTACAAAACCCCaccaaaaaatatgaaaaaacagAGTACAAATGGAGGTTCAACACTCACCGCCACCGGAAATATCCAAAAATCCAATCACTTGGTCTTCACATCCACTCCATTCGTGCCGGCAATGATCACCGCCGTCGCCATGTCCAAGAACAACCCATGTTCCACAACACCTTCGAATTTCAAAATCTCCTTCCCTGCCGCCGGCCCGTCTTTGATCGGAGTCTGGAAGTACAAATCCACAATGTAATTGAAGTTATCAGTCACATACGGCTTCCCGTCGCCGTCGACCCTCAATTTCGCCTCCACCCCTTCTTCCTTAAACAGCTCCTGAAGCCTCACCAAGTTGTATTTCCAGCAGAACTGCACCACCTCCACCGGCATTGCCAGCCCGCTTCCGCCGAGCCCAGTCACCAGCTTCGTTTCGTCCGCCACCACCACAAACTTCTCCGATGCCGCCTCCACCATCTTCTCCCTCAGCAGAGCTCCGCCGCGCCCTTTGACCAAATCGAGATTTGGGTCGACCTCATCGGCGCCATCGATCGCCAAATCGATCTTCGGGTGATCGTCGAGCACGGAAAGGGGAATACCCAACTGGCGAGCTTGGTCCTCCGTGCGCTTGGAAGTCGGGACTCCAATAATGTCCTTCAATTCGCCGGATTTGAGGAGCTCACCGAGCTTGGAGACCACGAAGGCGGCAGTGGAGCCGGTGCCGAGGCCGAGGACCATTCCAGATTTGACGTACTCGACGGCCTTGTCGGCGGCGAGCTTCTTGAGGTCATCTTGAGTGAGCGCGGGGACTGTGCGCGCTTTGACGGACATGGGTCGGTAGGAAGAGCGCATGTTAGGGGATTTGGGGGTGCGCAGGATAAGGTGGGTGGCGGTGGAGGCATTGTGGGGGGAGAGGAGGGATAGGGAGGAGGAAGCCATTGGAGAGGTGGAGAGCGGAGGAAGAGTAAGATAGAAGAAGTAGAATTAATTGGAGAGAGGAAATAAGAGGTTGGCTTTGCTTCctctgttttttgtttgtttgtttcctcTGCTTTCTTGTGAGCTCtgtttttttgtattttcaaaGGTATAAGCTTTGGATATGCAAGATGTGACCTTTATGGGTGGGTGGTTGGCGGTTTGCTATTTGGTTTGGTTGAGATAAGAGGTTTTTGGTGAGAATTACGGGTTTGTCTTCGATAGTTCagcttaattttatttatttttaaatcttCATCGTTCAATATTTTATGGTTAATTTTTACTGATTATTTTTCGAACCCCTCACTAGTTCTagattattttcaaaaattaatCTTTTAACTTTCATTAGAGTTTCCATTTGTACTCACCAACTAGATATCAAGAAAAAATAGTCACAaggaaatttatttattttgcatCAAATTTGTGTAACAAATCAAATAGAACCCTTTTTAACAAAAGCATATGGGAAAACCAAAGTCAACTACAAGATTTGCATTGCTAAAAACATGTTTCATCTCAACATAAACCGTTTTGGAAAAGAAGGAAATATCTGACTCGAGAAATTCTTTAGTCCAAACATCTTTATACGAACACCAAACGCAAGAAAGTAGGATGGGCACCAAACTAAGAAGGTGAGATTGGAAGAAGCGGGATGAAAGAGATCAAAATATATAGAACAAAGTATTTTATATCGACCATTGAACAGTTATTTGGTGCGGTCATTTGTGTCTTTCTCCATTGCAAGACATATTTATCTGCTACTTAATAATATAATCGGATGCTATTACTCTACACATATAAACAAGAAGATTCTTATGTAAGTGAGAGGTGTTAGGTCAATCATTCATAATGTAGAAAATATcgtatgtattaaaaaaaatcacatgtAATTACGAGTCCAATAAGTGATTTAGATCAAATCTAcctactaaaaaa is part of the Malus domestica chromosome 12, GDT2T_hap1 genome and encodes:
- the LOC103451019 gene encoding uncharacterized protein; amino-acid sequence: MAFSNSMAVLSVLLVAVPVAAFVLDWPDNLAPMIAAEICKQVECGRGACKFDMNEPLTFTCECEPNWKRTFDGDDDLKFLPCVIPNCTLDYNCQPAPPSVPKKEVPHNLSAFDPCYWSYCGEGNCVRNSTYNYAPICECKSGSSNLLNVTAFPCYNECTLQPDCASLGIKVANSNSRTGSGNDSSQATSFLPGKFLLMAIVTVSVGMILRK
- the LOC103451020 gene encoding probable ribose-5-phosphate isomerase 3, chloroplastic codes for the protein MASSSLSLLSPHNASTATHLILRTPKSPNMRSSYRPMSVKARTVPALTQDDLKKLAADKAVEYVKSGMVLGLGTGSTAAFVVSKLGELLKSGELKDIIGVPTSKRTEDQARQLGIPLSVLDDHPKIDLAIDGADEVDPNLDLVKGRGGALLREKMVEAASEKFVVVADETKLVTGLGGSGLAMPVEVVQFCWKYNLVRLQELFKEEGVEAKLRVDGDGKPYVTDNFNYIVDLYFQTPIKDGPAAGKEILKFEGVVEHGLFLDMATAVIIAGTNGVDVKTK